The genome window GGAAAAGCGGGCTTGTTCAACCACGGGCATCATTGCTAGCTCCGCTTCGCTCCGCAGCAATGTACCCTTTATTGTTAGACGCTACTCGTACCGATCCCGACGAACGACGTTGCCATCCCGATCACGCACCTCGATCTCCAGCGACTCCTTGAAGCTGATCGTGTCTTGGAGGCCGACCATGACTTTGTTGAGGAATCGCAGGACGTACTGATGTTGCGTGCTGTCCGCGTCGAGTTGCAGGCTCACAATGTTCTCGGCTGCTGCGACGCGCTCCGCGCCCTCCTGCAAGCCGAGAGGGCTGACGATGATGCCGCCCACAGCCCCGGTGTCGATGATGCGGTAGGCCAAGCTCCCGACCTTCTCCTGGTTCTGTTTCGAGGTCGTGTATCGGCGGCACTCGACGATCACGAACCCCGAGTCGCCTTGGCGGAACCCCTTGGCGTCGATTGCCCAGCTCGTGCCGGACCGCTTGCCGACAACGTCCTGCTTGCCCTCAACCCGTTCGAGGCCGAACTCGCTGGCGAACTGGTGAAGCAAGTACGCAGCGACTTCCTCGTATGAACCCCACTTCGCCATCGCGCCCTCCGCCGCCGAACGCTGCAGCTCACCGACGCCGCGCCGAGGCTGCCCGAATGCATTCAGGACGCAGTCGCGGCGTTCGTGTGAAGCCGCCTTGTTCGGGCCGGTGCAGTCACCGCTTCGCATTTCTTTTTAGGTAGCTGATTCCTGTCATCGTGAGGAGGGGTAAGATGTGAGCCAAATCCTTGTTATCGAAGACAACGACCGAAGTTTTTCCCAAGGCAACCTAATATCGCTCGCGAACCCGGTAGCTCGCGCCATCTGCCATTTTGATCTCGAACGGAATTCCTTCACTGATGGCCATCTGCATCTGGTCTCGTGTCATACGCGGATAATCATGCCCGATCGCCCACACGCGGCAAGCGCCCTAAATGCCCGAACGTTCGAACTGAGCGACTGCCGCCCGAGACGCAAGGTCGAGCGTGATTGGCACATCCGAATTGACGCCACACGTCGAGCGGGTAGGCGGGGCGGCAGTTCGGCTCCAGCGTATGTTCGCCCTGCTCAAGCTTCCTCCGGTTTGGTCAAATCCTTGATGATCCTTTTTGCCAGCCGTTCGTTGATCTCCCGATGTCTCGGAACTGGCTGCGACCGACCAGTTTTCGGATTGTGGTAAATGTCGTGCTTGCCACCATGTCGAAGAAGAACACAAGCCGCACCCTCCAACTGCTCGAGGAGGTCGCGTCGTTTCACGCAACCTCCAACTCTTCTTCCTTTCTAATGCCGGGTATTTCCTCGGACGTGAAGGTCTGGAACAGATCTCGAAGATGCTCCTTCAGATCGTCCAAGCCGTCGCCCTGCGTCCAGTGCTCCGGATAGTCATTGAGGTATCCAAGATACCGGCCGTCAGGCTCTTTCCAATACGTGATCCTCGTTTTCATGTGACCACTCTCGCACGCCATTGAACGCATGGCGAGTCAACAGTTTTCTGGCGAACGACCAAGCTCAGCGACCGCCGCCGGAAACGCCCGGTCGGCTGTAACGGTCGCGAACAAATTAACTGAACCGTCCAACTGCCCAGCGGGGCGGCGGTTCGCTGCAGCGCTCTGGTTGAACTAAGCCGCTGCGCGGCAACGATTTGCGACGTGATCCTCAAGGCCACATCTTCGTTGGCGCGCGGCATGACTTGAGCCTACTACAATCGCGGTGCATGAAAAGCACCAATACTTCATCCCACCCTTCATCCTCATCCACGCCCTATCGCACCACGGCCCGGGATTATGATAACCCGGTTGATTACCAGCATCCGTTTCCTTCGATGGCACGGTTCGCCGATTTCCTCGCGCTTCATTACGATGCCAACCGGACCCGCCATGCTTACTACCGCCAGATCCGCCTCCTCCACGAACATTTCAAGGTTGATCCGTCTTCGCTGACCGAAGATCAGGTCCGCGAGTACTTTCTCTTCGTCAAGCTCCGCAAATTGTGGAAGCCCAAATCCATCCGCCAAGCCCTGGCCGCCACCCGGATGTTCTATGCCACCCTGTTGGGCCACACGGACTGGACCCTGTTCCGTCAGATCCGCGCCAAGGATCATGACTCGCTCCCGGCGGTGCTCTCGCGTGAACAAGTCCGTCACTTGATCGGTCGCATCCGCCTGCGGCGGTATCGAACGCCGATCAAGCT of Verrucomicrobiota bacterium contains these proteins:
- a CDS encoding type II toxin-antitoxin system HicA family toxin, which gives rise to MKRRDLLEQLEGAACVLLRHGGKHDIYHNPKTGRSQPVPRHREINERLAKRIIKDLTKPEEA
- a CDS encoding type II toxin-antitoxin system HicB family antitoxin; translation: MKTRITYWKEPDGRYLGYLNDYPEHWTQGDGLDDLKEHLRDLFQTFTSEEIPGIRKEEELEVA